The Primulina eburnea isolate SZY01 chromosome 18, ASM2296580v1, whole genome shotgun sequence genome segment ctcctcatcagcatcagcagcaacATAAGAGGCCATTCCATGGGCCGCCTAGAAACAGAGGTCACCACCtgcagcagcagcaacagcagcggggacgcccagccccgaggactcagGAGTACCCAGTCTGTCCGAGGTGCTCtcgccgccatcctggagcatgtatggctggctcaggaaagtgttttaagtgtggcagtccagaccacatgttgccACATTGCCcgcagaggaatctgcctactcagGGCCGAGTTTTCGCTCTCCATGCCGCGGAAACCAACCCTGAGACCATGTtattgacaggtacctttaagctttaagttatcATTGAAATTCCGTGTTTTGACTATCGGGAGTAAGATTTGAACATAGAACcacgataggattgcatgctctacttagtGATATTTTCGGGActtagttagaagaactttgacctttgcatgtctataagcttaGCTCTTGTGATCGTTGGGTTCTGCTTAGTATTCcgaactttcagggagaattttcataGCCGGCAAAGataccaaggccttgatagattcaggggccactcactcgtttatatcggaggtctttgcaaactttctgaagatcaagaccattgggctagacatagccttttcagtagtgttgccgtcaggcgaggagatggcagccaccaatgttatccgagatatagaccttgagctgcacggtaagCTTGTATATGCGGATCTGATTTTGCTATCGATGCCGGAATtcgacatcatcctagggatggattggctacTGAAGAACAgcgtgttgatagacttccagcggagatctgttcttgtccgaccgcctggaatggagcagttcttatttgagccggacaggtacttttcgttaccgcgcattattccatatgttcaggctaggaaactcatgcatagagggtgtcgagcatttctagcgacctttttagctgtccccgaggaacccagccagtcagcctctgatgttccgattgtcagagatttcttagacgtttttcccgaagacgtctctggtttgccacccgagagagaggtggagttttccatcgagcttatgccaggtacggctccgatctccaaagcgccgtaccgtttagcaccgacagagatggcagagcttaagaagcagattcaggaacttctcgacaaggagttcattcgcccgagcttttcaccatggggcgcgccggtcttgtttgttaagaagaaggatggctcgatgaggctttgcattgactatcgggagttgaacagggttacagttaagaacaagtacccactaccgaggattgaggatctgtttgaccagttgcagggagcttcgattttctccatgattgatctgcgttctggttatcatcagttgagagtgagagatgctgatgtctcgaagacagctttcaggactcgttatggtcactacgagttccttgtgatgccgttcggtctgacgaatgcgccagcgatcttcatggatctcatgaatcgcgtatttcagccatacctcgaccagtttgtgatagtgttcatagatgacatactcgtctactccaagagtcggaaggagcacagcaggcatctgaccacagtgttgcagacattgcagaagcacaaactattcgcgaagttcagtaaatgcgaattctggttagaaaaGGTGGCGTTCCTAGGCCACATCGTCTCCAGCAGTGGCATCGAGGTAGACCccgcaaaagttgcagcagtcagagattggtttgtgcctcagaatgcatccgagatccgcagttttcttgggctggcaggatattacaggaagttcattcagggattctcatccattgccgttccactcacagcactgacaaagaagaatgtgaagtttgtgttgagcgatgagtgccagaagagcttcgatactttgaagcaagctcttatttcagcaccagttttggccacaccGTCAGGACCCGGCGAGTTCGTtctttataccgatgcttcgaagctcggtcttggcgcagtattgatgcagcatgggagagtgatagcatatgcttctcgacagctgaaaatccacgagaagaactaccccacccatgatctggagttagcggccgtagtctttgctttgaagatttggaggcactatctgtatggagagaaatgccagatctttaccgaccacaagagcctcaagtatttctttacgcagaaggagctgaacatgcgtcagaggcgttggttggagcttgtgaaagtctacgattgtgacattagctaccacccgggtaaagctaatgtagttgcggatgctttgagcagaaaagtcgcagtgatggctcatttgactatgcagaaacctcttcagattgagatgcagaggttcggtcttgagacttatcctcgaggtagagttcctcgtctatctaccttgaccattcagtcttctcttttggaccgtattcgcagtggtcaggccacagatgagcagttggcacagtggaagaagagagatgaatccaagggcagtgtcttgtatacagtcagcgacggtattgtgagataccgagataggatatgggttcctaacagtgattctatccgagcagacatcttatcagaggtccatatgtccccgtactccattcaccctgggagtacgaagatgtacaaagatctgcagctattgtattggtggccagggatgaagaaggacatcaggcgttttgtatccgagtgcctgacttgccagttagtgaaggccgagcatcagagaccagcaggtttgctcaagcctcttcctattcccgagtggaagtgggagaacattaccatgtactttgtgaccggattgccgaggtcagccagaggatcgaatgccatttgggtgattgtagatcgtcttaccaaattaGCGCaattcttgcctattaagacgactttcaccatggttcagtatgcagagttgtataaccgggagatagtTCGACTCCATGgcattccagtttctatcgtatccgacagagatcccagattcacttcctcattttggaagagtttgcattcgactttgggtacgaagttgctgtttagcacagctttccatccgcagacagatgggcagtcggagcgagttattcagattttggaggatcttcttcgcgcttgcgtcattgatttctctgggagttgggagtcgaacttaccattggtagagttcacatataacaacagcttccagtcttccattggtatggcaccgtatgaagctttgtatggccgtaagtgtcgatctcctgttcattgggatgaagtaggagagagagcagagttgggtccagagattgttcagcaggcagcaGAGGTAGTagccaagatccgtgataggatgaggactgctcagagccggcagaagagttatgccgatcagcggaggagagacttacagtttgcagtgggcgatcatgtcttcgtgaaagtggcacctatgaagggtgtcatgagatttgggaagaaagggaagctcggtccgagattcattggaccgtttgagatcctcgacagagttgggacgctagcgtattgtgtggctcttccgccgaatctggccggagtacacaatgtctttcacgtctctatgctgagaaagtacatggcgaacccttcgcatgtgctgaattttgagccgttgcagcttactccgaacctatcttatgaggagagacccgtgcagatcctagacagacaggagaagaagcttcggaacaagcttgttaagcgagtcaaagtccaatggctcaaccattcagaggaggaagctacatgggaatctgagtcagagatgagggagcgttaccccgagttgttcggtgagttctaatttcgaggacgaaatttcttttaagggggggaggattgtagaacccgtaaatcagtagacgtataagccatgcataattctagatttttaaatttaattaacttcattgcatgattatttttttttatgcatttatttgaagttaattatttgtttattcagttcagtagttgattttcagcatttcagttatttcagtgaggccggaccggagttggagttttgagatagaatttaagattcgagaaatatttccagaacttactttagctagcaagtaagttaatttaagttaaaaagaaggtttgaggatttattttaataacttgaggtgagtaggaaattaattcaattaagcTCCATTTATTAAGGgttttatttactaaattatttaagggattagtgaggctttgtagagttattaattatcaactaGATAACAAATTTTCCCCttcatttttatttcatttttcggCCACCCCCCTTGGAGATGCAACAAATCCTTTGCCAACTCATCTTTGACTCATTCTTGATTAGTTTGAGTTGTTAaactttttaattattttgttccACCTTAATTAATCAATGTTAGAGCTTATCCTAGACTAATTAACCAAgcattttcggccacctctagTCTAGATGCATCCAAGAATAAATTTCTAGAaaaccaaaattcaaaattcaaaaaaaactAGTAGACTTGGTCCTTGATTCTCCCATTTATTTTGGCAACCACTCCCTCACTCCCATAaccatttctccccctctcCATTTTTCGAAAATCAGAGGAGAACCAGAGAGGAAATCGTGACTTATAGCTAGGAAGAAAGGCTAGAGAAAACCGAGAACTAAAGAGAGCAAGAGAAGCCACTCCGTCTCCAgtgccgcgtcgtcgtctcTTCATTTCGTTGTTCATTAAaacgaaaccaaggcatgtctatattcttttctaaacctcaatcaagtcctatattATTTTATAGCATCAAATGGTCTCGATTTTTCAGCAGGAAACcgatttttgacagcaacatcACTTAAAAAAATTCTGCACGGTTTTATTCCTTGTGCTCTTCACGGTTTGGCTTGTTTTTGTGCAttcaggtggttggctcgactccaggctcaccaggctacatctagacacatactagggtgtgtcaagaccGTGATGGTCCATTAAAACCAGCCCCATACAtgtcagaattcagaaatgacagcaacccTCCCCCTTGCATCTTATgagtttcgaaaatttcagttttgctGTCATAGGAagagatctgatcttggctgccccaggggcttatagccatggttagatcacttccctagcacgtctaagacgtgactaagtcgcccttttggtggcttggtccatggctccgcggtttgtaaataaaacttcacaacagcccctcccctttcTCGGCTCTTGAGTTTTGACAGCAGGTTTGCATTTCGTTTTTGCGGCTTGGTGTGGATCTGGTTCGGCCTTGTGCCCTTATCCACGGTCCATACCacaccccaagatgtctaggtcGTGCCACGGTAAattaatggccactggaacgacgcaagataACCCacgaaacaagaacagcccacACTCCCCTTCTCGGCCCTTCATTGTACAGCACATGCATTTCGGTTTTGGTTGCTtggtgtgaatcttggttggcctatggcccatagccacggttcataccatgcccctacatgtctagatcgtgccatggtcaaccaaatggccactggaacgacgcaagacatcgatcaaagcaagacactacacttgcacagctgctggaaattacagcaacttgctgtgtcgattaggaggcttgtttgagttcttggttggcttttagcctatggacttggactggacagtgccccattgagttaggaaggtcatgttttcgaccgttcgtgattcggatcatttttgaggtcgttcgagaatttacggtgcgatgtgccaaattgactctcgaaagagcgtttcatgttttggcctccatttcacctagatttcgaccctcataattttaggagcataaattcataattttaaacgtattttaatcatgacgtcacgttggttcagtgttggttcgggttggtttaaagtcatgattaaatacgaggtcgttagacgtagttgtcgcattttagaaatttaattgcataaatttgcCTAAGaaaaatccattgcatattttcatggaatttttaggttgcagcgagcctggggacgatccattccagttggtaaaatttcaggatattttcattatcgtcagttaattattttacgtgcatgaaaacagaaaaatgattatttttgagatttatgcgatatggcttgtggttcattcactatgtgggagcattattattatttatacggtcgccagtgaccgctcagttcaggttggtaccatcgggtcttcagtgaccgctcaattcaggttggtaccatcgggtcttcagtgaccgccagctcagttccaggctccccggtagtcagttaccgatcagttcagcttagtgcagtggccacaggcgtaaaacataatctcaacagaaaagttttatcagttatttcagtgcaggctccaaggagcaattattttcactgtgattatcagttcagcatgcacgtattataattgctcagtacagattattttcagcatgtcacatggcatgatattttatcccatgcatattttactccAGATTTTTACTCAGTTACCtgtgatatatgcatgctgagtctttagactcactagacttgattgttgtaggtactgatgaggtcagggccgagggcggggaccagtgagccagcttgggtcggcagtagtggcacccgaggacctcagtgcagcagtgtttattttattccgcaaacaaattttttatcagtcattggatattttttttttaaattgttattgttggcaaacaattattttcttccgctgcaacctttttgaaacattgaacttgattcagcagttgattttatgaatgaggccatttaagttcttttaaaaagaaaatttttaattttccgcaaattttaaagcaagaagttttagggcctttacaatGAATATGCAAATGCATTTGAAGGAACACTTTAAAATGCTTCAAAAAGAGTTTAACATGCTTGGCCTAAATGCAGAAGTTGAGGGTAAACTACAACAAATATATAAGAGCACTATCTTTGATCGAATTACATGATTTTTGTAGGTTTTATGCTTAGTTATGCTTTGTATTGTAAAAGCCTATCCTCCATGTTATTAAGAAACTATTGGCTTCTCAAAAGAAGTGTTTTCGAGTACATGGCTATACAAATGGAGCAGGGGATTCAAGTACCCCTAGCACAAGTATTAAGACAAGAATATCTTTAGTTGAATCAGCCCAAGCAAAATTCGAGGTTCCAAATCCTTAACTCGAGCCATCAAGTCAACTCTTCACCTTGGGGATCGAGAGTGAGAGATCTACCTTAGACTTTAAACTGACAAGGGAAAAACTAAGattgatattaaaaaaaattacaattacTTCATTTCAGATATATCAGCAGAATTGGGATAAATTAAAAACTAGAATATGAATCAACCCGCCACAATACGATTTGATATAGCAGGAAAGTACCTGAGGATATAGATGAAACCAAATTCACATCCTAAGATCAATGCGTGGTATGAATTTGGGGTTCTTGCCTCGGTCTATACTATATCATCGGCTTCCCAAAAATCTCAACACTACCAAAGTGGATTGAGGAAGATGTTCATGAAACTTGGGAGAAatctcttcattttctttcaaaacaaattttgtaatatttctttcagtttatgTGTGTTGTAATTACAACTAAATAAGTTGTTAAACAAGTTTTTCCTTCTCTACATAAGGTTACTATGCAATAATATTTTGtatgtttgaataaaaaaacTAAGAATTCCTGCCCCtctcatgaattattttgaattatccATTTTTAGGTtttattccaatattttggaatatttaaAATAAGAAAATCTAACCAAGTACAGATACCAGAAAAAACAACTAAGAATGAATAAAATTACCGAAGGTTTTTATATCACAATGTTCGGCTATGCATGCGTAGTGATGTATTTCTAGATCATGTGTGTTACTTGAACAAGGCAATCTATGGATTGAATCAGGCCGCTTTCCCTTGATATCTAGAGCTTCTTGCCTTCTTGGTTTTGTAACCTCTCGGGTTGACACTTCTTTTTTTATATTGTcggaatatttttttatttattttctgttTATGTTGATTATCTAATCATTACAGGTAGTGATGTCTCTCTTGTTGACACCATAGTGCGCAAACTAAGATCTTGGGGAACTTTCATTTTTCTCTTGTGTTGAGGTTCAGGCGACCTCTACTAGTCTTCTTCTTTCTCAACAGAAGTATAATATTGTACGTACGTTCTCCTATCCAAGCATAACATGCTTGATTCAAAGCCAATGTCGACATCTCTCAATCTTGGCTCCTCTCTGACCCTGCACGATGGTTCCGTGCATGTTGATGCAACTAAGTTCCACCAGGTGCTGGGAGGTTTACAACATCTCCGCATGACTCGTCCTGATAATTCCTTTTATGTGAATAAACTAACCCAATTTATGCATGCATGTACCGTCTAAGAACCACTGGGAGCCGTGAAGCGTCTGCTTCGCTATTTGCATTTGTAATTTTTCTGGGTTCTAATCCGATCTCATGGAAATCCACTGAACAACGCACTGTTCCCGCTCTTCCACTGAGGACCTAATTGTACGCGATTGCATCTGCTGCTACTGAGATCCCATGGATCCTGTAGTCTCTTTTCGTTGAATTGTGTTTTCCTATTCTAGTCTTGTTCTCTGGTATTATATATACCACTTAATCAATAATAATCTATGATGCGACTGGGTAAAATGGGTGCGAGATGTTTGGGCAATTTCACCGGATCGAGTCGTGAAAATGATGAGGAATAAGAGCCTAGTAAGATGTGCACCAGAGACTTCTTCTTCCAAGAAAGACCAATAGTGACTTGTCAATACGAATATAACCATGTGAATGGGCGTCAGCGGACCATTCCGATGCTAAAATCAGCAAATGAGTGGGTAAAAAACTACATAGCAAAGAGAGATGATGTAGAAACAAGGGATATTCTCTTTTAGCAAAATGATGGGGACATGCTATATATGTGGGAATGAATCTTAAAATTTGAGTaaacttcatatatatatatatatatatatatatatatatatatatatatatatagtaagaAAGTCAATGATACATTGTTTTAAATGTCAACTTATTAATTATGGCAGGATGGTTGTTCATACCCTACTTTCTGATACGCCAAATCCATGTGATTTTGACAGTATTGATTGCCAAGGTAAGATATCCCACATTTGTGCACTTGAGTGCGGTGTTACTATCGAGGTAACCTAGGTAGAAAGCCATCATCCGAAAATTTGTCTGGAAGCCCGGGTTTTTGGTAGCACGAGGTATATACCCGGTTGCTAGTAGCCCGAGAAAATGATGTCTCGGGCATATATTTGCACGGTTATCTGTTGAATTGGTCCAAAACTTGTCATAAACTAATCCACGACTCGAGATCATCTAATATCCATGACTCAAGCCTCCCCGAGGGTATCACCAATCTAGGTTACTGTTTCGCAACAATAtcgattcaaaattaatatttttatagaGCGAGAATATAAAATTTGCTGCAAATGCCATGCAGTGTGCCCGGGCATGATAAGTAAAACCAAACAGGGGAAAAAATCCGATTCTGTCTTAATTTGGATAGTCAAGgtcaaaattattaatattattattttagtaatatcatTTGGAAAATATGTACCATAGATCTGGAAGATGATGGACGacgttttttttcaatttttaaaaatagtaaTAAAAACATTTAAGACAGGGGAAAAAATCCGATTTTGGaaaatattagaaaataaattatatcgtcaaattttcttctttattttctacATTTGTCTCTATTatataggtatatttcttttaacgttgaaaaattaattgaaaatatcAATTATATAAACGACTTTATAATTTCACGTGCTTATATATAAATGGTTAGTTTTAATTTTTCTTAATATATACTTAATTACAATACCTCAAATTAAATAGAagtatattaaaaataataatagaattaaaatattactaaatataaatacatatataaacttggaacaaataaaaaataataatagattATATAATTGGGAtcaatgaaatatattgtgggACAACAATTAACAACTTCTCATGAGCATTGGAGTTGACGAACTCAGTGTTTAACCGATGGTTAGGAGTTCAGTTTCTAGTGTTATATATCTTTTTGGGTGAACTCGTCACACAAAATATTATCAGTGCAATTAACCTTACTAATATGGTTTGTATTCTACTGTGTTAATAATAAGTTTTACCCATTATGCATCGAAAGATAGCAATAACGAGTTCTATCataatagtaatatatatatatatatatatatatatatatatatatatatatatatatatatatatatatatatatatatattttcacgTTTATgtattatgattatgattatgattatgattatgattactATTTTCAGTCATCAagaatttgaaaataataaaaaaaaaccgttatatataaaaattttatactaaaattacttaatataaaatattttgtacgTGAAATTATTAATTCACACACAATATGTGTAACAATTACTAAGTATATACAAtacaaatacatatttttattttatatatagttCTTGGTTGTATCACCTAAACGGGAATCCACATATTTTCTCGCGTGGATGTCATCGATGACATGTTTAGGGTAATTTGTAATTTAAATTAGTATCTTCTGCAGTTTTATTTATTCGAATTTCActtttgttgggtgcaataactgtctctgcttggtagagcgatcgaactgtggtgtttgagctgctgtgcggtttaaaaaatttgagttgcaccattaccactagctgcagcttttggtaaagcggaaagcgctcggtcctacaactTCTATTCCCTctaatagataaaaaaaaattactattCTTTTTGTTGGATAatactataaatttatattgatTTAACACGTAATTCTAATTTCGACCTCGATCTATAACCTAAAAATcccagaaaaaataaataaatttagaatCATCCTGTGAATTAGATTCAGAGATAATCTTCACATGTGTGCCGAGTGAATTTTgaataatcagaattcaattcAAAACTTGGCCAAAATTTTCTGAGAAAAGCGACTTAATTAATCTAACGTGTTTCCCCTTATTTTTACTTCTTCATCAGAACAGTTGTCGAGATTTCACATTCAGACAGCAGTCAAGCttagggatgtaatcgagttGAGTAAATCTTTGAATGTTTGAGTTTCACTCGTTTGTACTCGAGTCGAGCTCGAGTTTTATTAACGAATATATTCATGAGCTTATTCTAAATTTTATCGAGTCTAAACGGGCTAGATAATTATAAATTACAAATTAAATTTCATTATTCATtaagaaaataaattatatatttatagaaaaatataacattcttattaaaatttgtaaatttattctAATAAATAAGTAATAGTTTTTCCTATATATTTCTTAAGCAATATGtaaaattaataaatcaaatataaaaaaaaactattattttGACTTATAAACTTATCAACGAACATATTCACGAGTTAACGAGCCGAATGTTGTAAATTTTGAGCTTCGTTCGTTCATTTTAACGAGCCTCAATAAACGAGTTTTTATCGAATCAAGTTTCAAATAACTCAAAAATAGTTTAGTTCAGTTATATCCCTAGTCAAGCCtcccaaaaattaaattattaaaccttcatatttgaattttgataggatttattaaatttaaaataactaaATTTATTTACAGCCAAAGTCAGATGTCAACTTCTAGAATATTTCATCTAAATTCGTAATTTAAACAAATTAATCTAATGGAAGAGTTGAATTATAGGCTAAAATATCtttaatctatatctattattgatttaataaactatatttctgaatattgtttagaagaaaatattaattaatttcttgataatttggagaattttttaaataaaacatactagatatgattttaattatatgtTGTGCAAAAATagatttaaaaacataaaagctAGAGTTAATTTTCTTCATGGAagaactaaaaataaaaaaattcaactacATAATATTACTCATACAACAACTCAAATATCAAGTATCAATCATTGTTCTTCCAGCTAGAAGTGTAAACGAATCGAGCCAGCTAGAAAAATAATTGATTCGTATTAGAAATATTGAAAGCAAACATGGGAAAACTTTTTTCCGAACCGAATTCAAGCCTGTATTATTTTGTTCAACAGTTTATTAGCCGTCCACAATCTTTAATAATTtactaatataatataataatatatcaaataaatatatttcagACATTTATTTTCCACTAACTTACAAAATATTCAAATACTTCGATTCGAACTGGATTCTTGGTTCGAACTCGAATtcgaatataaaatattaaaattttcgaGCTTCGAATCGAAGTCAAACTCATATATGAATAATGTGTGCCTTCAAATTTTCTTTATATTCGATTTTACTCGGTTCGTTTATGTTCCTAACACGTAATTATTGTACCAACACAATAATCGTTGtagtaatttaattttaatattagtTGAATATTTATTCTGGGTTATTTTTAAGGGCTCCCGCTCGTGTATTAAGTAAGTTCATTAATAATTAGAAGGTTCTAACATTATTACCAGGTCAAGTCGTTGTCCGCATACACGTATTTTGTGGAGACAGAGAAACAAACGACTGTATATTTTTGACACATACATAATCTAATCTTTTCATCTATAAATTTCTCCGTCGTCATTTCCAAATTataaaattcaaatccgacAATCCAAAACAGATTGGAATTCCAAATATGGAGGCGACAGGCGATCTGAGATCTATTGACTCAGTCAATGATTTATGTTCAGAGACAAAGATAATCCAAGATTTCATAACACAGATGAAGCTTAGTGATGATTCACATCAAgaacaagaagaagaagatcGTGATTCTGTAGATAATCATGAagaagatgatgatgaagaagaggaAGATGACGATGATGCTGACGATGAGGAAGAAGAAGAGTTTACTTTCATGTTCGAAGGAGCAAATACACCATCAATGGAAGCGGAGGATATGAAGCAGGTCTTCCCCTTATTCAACCGAGATGTATTCTTTTCCGGTGAAGGATTAAAGCCTTCGAAAGAGAACTTGCCGACGAAGCTCCCGGTGAAGAAAGTGTTTGTGGAAACAGACAAAATATCAGACGAAGAACATCTTGTGACGTCAGTTTCAACCGGAAGTGACGAAGTAGCCGGACCCTTCTGCGAGTGGTCGGGGTCGAAGGCCGTGGTGGCGTCGTCGGTGGCATGTAAGAAGAGTAACTCAACCGGGTTTTCGAAGTTCTGGCGGTTCAAGGATTTGGTCGGGAGGAGCTGTAGCGATGGGAAAGACACATTCGTCTTCTTGAACAAGAGCCCTGCACCGCCGCGCGCGGTCGTGAAGAGGAGGACTAGGGAGGTCGGGCCACCGTCTCC includes the following:
- the LOC140819214 gene encoding uncharacterized protein; translation: MEATGDLRSIDSVNDLCSETKIIQDFITQMKLSDDSHQEQEEEDRDSVDNHEEDDDEEEEDDDDADDEEEEEFTFMFEGANTPSMEAEDMKQVFPLFNRDVFFSGEGLKPSKENLPTKLPVKKVFVETDKISDEEHLVTSVSTGSDEVAGPFCEWSGSKAVVASSVACKKSNSTGFSKFWRFKDLVGRSCSDGKDTFVFLNKSPAPPRAVVKRRTREVGPPSPKTEIGKVRRIGRGKTAPLSAHAVYLKNKAKQEDRRRSYLPYRPELMGFFTNSNVGLTRNVHPY